The Paraburkholderia megapolitana genomic sequence GGATACAGCGGGCGCTGGCCCATCCATGCTTCGCGTTCGGTGACGGCGAGCATGTTGAAGCGGTCGGCGGGACTGTTGCGATCGAGCAGGTGCTTGACCAGCACGATCTTCGGGCCGCGCTTGAGCACTTCGCGGCAGGCGACGATCGCTTCGTCGACGGTCTCGAGCGTGCGTCCGACGAGCCGTTGTAGTTCGCTGTGATTCGGCGCGATGCCGTCGGCGATCTCGGGCATCGTGCGCACGAGAAATTCCTGGATGCCAGGTTCGACCTTGCAACCGGTCGTGGTGCCCATCACCGGGTCGCAGAAGTACCACGCGTGCGGGTTGGCGGCCTTCACCGAGGCGACGATGTCGATGACCGCCTGCGCCTGCTCGGGGGTGCCGAGGTAGCCGGACAGCACGGCGTCGCAGCGCGGCAGCATGCCGATCGCGCCGATTCCGTCGACGAGGTCGCCCATTTGCGCGGCATCGATTGCGCTACCGGTCCAGTGGCCGTATTGCGTGTGGTTCGAGAACTGGACGGTATTGAGCGGCCAGACATTGACGCCGAGCCGGCGCATCGGAAACTCGGCGGCGCTGTTGCCGGCGTGTCCGAAGACGACATGCGACTGAATGCTCAGGACGTTTTTCATGGTCGGTTGCGATCGGGCGCGGACCTGGGCGATCCGCGTGGAAGCGAAGCGGGTGGCCGGTTACAGCCCGGTGCCCGCCAGTGCAGGAACAATACATGAGTTTTCGCGCGGCGAAACCTGTGCCGTGCGGCGAGTGTTGCCTGGAATCGTCAGTTGGCGGGGGTGAACGCGGCAAGAACACGGGGCGGGCCCGCTTGTGCGGGCTCGTCTACGTGCTGGTGTCCACCCGTGATCGGCGGTGCTTGCGGCGACTCGGAGGCCGGTCGCGGGCAGCCGGCGCGGGCGCCTCGCGGGCGCCTTTTATGCGCCGGCGGGGTCTTGCACGAGCGACCGGTAAAGATCCAGATAGCGTTGCGCCGAGGCGCCCCAGCCAAAATCCTGACGCATCGCGCGCTGCTGCGCGGCCTTCCATTCACTGTGCCGCGCATGCAGCGCGAACGCGCGACGGATTGCGCCGCCGAGCGCCTCCGGCTCGAAGCGCTCGAACACGAAACCGGTGGCGAGATCGTCGGCGAGATTTTCCAGCGATGCATCGACCACGGTATCCGCCAGCCCGCCGACCCGATGCACGAGCGGCAACGAGCCGTACGCGAGCGCGTAGAGCTGTGTGAGGCCGCACGGCTCGAACCGCGACGGCACCGCAATCACGTCGCTACCGGCGACGATCGCGTGGGCGAGCGGCTCGTCGAAGCCGCGTTCGACGGCCACGGCGTCGGGATGCGCATGGGCGACGCGCAGCAGGCCGGCTTCGAGCGCCGGGTCGCCGGTGCCGAGCACCACCAGTTGACCGCCACGCGAGATGATCTCAGGCAGCGCGCCGAGCAGCAGGTCAAGGCCCTTCTGCTCGGTGAGCCGGCTGACGACGCCGAACAGCAGCGCATCGCTTTTCTGTGCGAGGCCGAAGCGTTCCTGCAGCGCGGTCTTGCACGCGCGCTTGCCGGCGAGCCGGCTGCTCGTGTAGCGCGCAGCCAGCGCTTCGTCGGTGGCGGGGTTCCATACGCCATAGTCGACGCCGTTCAGGATGCCGGTCAGATCGTGGGTACGGCCGCGCAGTAGCGCATCGAGCCCGCCGCCCTGCGCGAGCGTCTGGATTTCGCGGGCATACGTGGGGCTGACGGTGGTGAGCCGGTCGCTGTAGTAAAGCCCTGCTTTCAGAAACGACAACTGGCCGTAGAACTCGACCCCGTGCATGTCGAAGAAGTCGGCCGGCAACGCCAGATGATCGAACGTCTGCGCCGGAAACACGCCCTGGTAGGCGAGGTTGTGCACCGTGAACACCGTGTGCGCGAGACGCCTGCCGTGTCTGCGTTCGGCGGCGCGCAGGTAGGCGGGCGCGAGGCCCGCGTGCCAGTCGTGTGCGTGGATGATCTGCGGCGTCCATGCCGGGTCGGCATGCTGGGCGAGTTGCGCGGCCATCCAGCCGAGCAGCGCGAAGCGTTCCGCGTTGTCGCCGTACGGCACGTGTTGGGCATCGAGATACGGGTTGCCGGGCCGGTCGTACAGCGCGTCGTCGCGGATCATGTAGACGGAGAGGCCGTTCGCGGGCAGCGTGCCGAGTTCGAGCGTCGCGTGGGCGGCGTGCGGCGCGTGTACGGAGTATTGCAGGCCGGCGCGGGAGCCCAGCAGCGGATGATCGAGCCGCGCAACCGTGCGCAGGTCCACGAGCCCGGCCGCGACCGCGGGAAAGCCCGGCAGCAGCACGCGCACGTCCGCGCCGCGCTCGATCAGCGCGGGCGGCAGCGCACCGGCAACGTCGGCGAGACCGCCGGTCTTGAGAAGCGGATACAGCTCGCTGGCAACGTGCAGCGCGCGAATCGTCATAAGCGTTGAACCTGTGGAGAGACGCGGTTAATTGAACTATCTGAGCAGCTTATCGATGCAACCTGACGGCGCGACGTACTGGCGCGGAAGCCGCTGCAATACCTCGCCATTGCAGCGTTTCCGTTTGCCTCACTCGCGGCGAGCGCAGATCCACTCAATGCGCACGTTCGGTCTGCCGTCGCAATGCTTCCGCGGTAACCAGTACGACGCCGCTGTCGGTGCGGTAGAACCGCTCGCCGTCGAGCACCGGATCCTCACCGATCACCGTACCGTCGGGAATCGAACAGCCGCGGTCGATCACCACACGACGCAGCCGGCAACTCGCGCCAACCGTCACCTGTGGCAGCAAGACTGCCTCACTGATGTTACAGAACGACTTCACGAGCACGTTCGACGACAGCACCGAGCGCGAGATCTGCGAACCCGTGATCACGCAGCCGCCGCACACGATCATGCTGGTGCCCGAGCCCTGCTGGCCGTTCAGGTCGCGCACGAACTTGGCCGGCGGGAGTTGCTCCTGATGCGTCCAGATCGGCCAGCTGTGGTCATACAGATCGAGCGCGGGAATCGTCGACGCGAGGTCGAGATTCGCGGACCAGTACGCGTCGATTGTGCCGACATCGCGCCAGTAGGGTTCGGTGGTCGGGTCGGACGTCACGCACGACATGCTGAACGGATGCGCGATGGCGTGGCCCTGAGTGACGACGCGCGGCAGGATGTCCTTGCCGAAGTCGTGATCGGTGGCGGCGCTCGTGATGTTTTCCTCGAGCAGCGTGTACAGGTAATCCGCGTTGAAAACGTAGATGCCCATGCTGGCGAGCGCGATATCGGGGCGGCCCGGCATGGCGGGGGGATCGGCGGGCTTTTCGACGAAACCGGTGATACGGCGCGAGGCATCGACAGCGATCACGCCGAACGCGGTCGCCTCCATGCGCGGCACCTCGATGCAGCCGACCGTGCAATCCGCGCCGCTCTCGGTGTGGTCGAGCACCATCCGCGTGTAGTCCATCTTGTAGATGTGGTCGCCGGCCAGTACGACGACGTATTTCGGGCGAATCGAACGGATGATGTCGAGATTCTGGAACACTGCATCCGCCGTGCCGCGATACCAGTGTGCGCCTTCGACGCGCTGCTGGGCCGGCCACAGATCGATGAATTCGTTGAACTCGCCGCGCAGGAAGCCCCAGCCGCGCTGCACATGGCGCAACAGCGAGTGCGCCTTGTACTGCGTCACCACGGCAATACGACGGATGCCCGAATTCAGGCAGTTGGAGAGCGCAAAGTCGACGATCCGGTATTTGCCGCCGAAGTGCACGGCCGGTTTCACGCGTTTATTCGTGAGCGGCCCGAGCCGGGTGCCACGGCCACCCGCGAGCACGATGGCAAGGGTGGTGTGCTGCAGATCGTTGAGACTGGCCGGTGTGTGCATGTACGTCTCCTATGATGTTTTGCCCCAGATGGTCGTGCTGGCGTCTTGTGCGCTGTCGTCGGGTTGCCTCGTGTTGCGGTTGTTGTGGTCGTTGCGGTTACGGTTTCAATTGCGGTTGCGGTGCACGCCCCGTATTTCTAGCACCGATTCGCGGCGCACGCTCGCTTCAATGGCAGGGGTGGGGCGATAGGGGCATGGTTTGAGCCGGATTGCATCGACCGGTACCCGCGCGTCCGCTATCGACTGGCGGCCGGGCGATCGCCCGCTTGCTTCAGTCGACCCGCCGGCCAGACGATGCGGCAACGCAATATCGACCGCAACACGCGCCACATGCCGACCTCGCAGCAGGCGGGGCAGTACGTCGGTAGAATCGTCGGCTCCGAGTCGCACGAGGCACGCCATTCATGATTTCGCGTTATCGGTTCTTCGCCACACGGTTCGCCGCGTCCATGCTCGTGTCCGCGCTGGCATTGGCGCCGGCCACCCAGGCCGGTGCTGTCGGCGATGCGTCCAGCGCCTCCAGTGCATCCGGCCCGACGCAGGCCGACAGCGACGGTCCGGTCTACGGGCCTGAACTGCAAGGCTTCAGCTATCCGGCTCCGGTCCAGCAGTTCGACTTCACATCGCAGGGCGAAGCGCTGCACATGGCCTATCTTGACGTCCGGCCGGAACATCCCAACGGGCGAACCGCGGTACTGCTGCATGGCAAGAATTTTTGCGCGGCGACCTGGGAGGGCACGATACGCCGGCTATCCGATGCGGGCTATCGCGTGGTTGCGCCGGACCAGATCGGGTTCTGCAAATCGACCAAGCCGGCTCACTATCAGTACAGCTTCCAGCAGCTCGCGCGCAACACGCATGCGCTGCTCGACTCGCTCGGCATCGAACGGATCACGCTGATCGGCCATTCGACCGGCGGCATGCTGGCGATCCGCTATGCGTTGATGTACCCGGCGCAAACGCAGCAGCTCGTGCTCGTCGATCCGATCGGCCTCGAAGACTGGAAGGCGAAGGGCGTGCCGTCGTTATCGGTGGACGAGTGGTATCAGCGCGAGCTGAAGACAACCGCCGACGGCATCCGCCGCTACGAACAGAACACTTATTACGCGGGCCAGTGGCGCGCCGACTACGAGCCGTGGGTGCAGATGCTGGCGGGTATGTACCGTGGACCGGGCAAGCAGATCGTGGCGTGGAATTCGGCGCTGCTGTACGACATGATCTACACGCAGCCGGTCGTCTACGAACTGGGCAACCTGAAGGTGCCGACGCTATTGATGATCGGCGACAAGGACACCACCGCGATCGGCAAGGACGTTTCGCCGCCGGAGGTGCGCGCGAAGATCGGCCACTACCCCGAACTCGCGAAGCTCACGCAGCAGGCGATTCCGCATGCGCGCCTCATCGAGTTCGCGGAGCTGGGTCACGCGCCGCAGATGCAGGACCCGCAGGCGTTTCACAAGGCGCTGCTCGACGGGCTTGCCGCGGTGCCTGCAGACCATTGATTACCGAGCGGTCGATGCGGCAACCCGTGTCGGCCGTCTATTGCGCAGGCGCCGCCGCGGCGAGTTCGTCGTGAATCTGCGCGCCGATCTCGAACGAACGTAACCGGGCCGCGTGGTCGTAGATGTGCGCCGTGAGGATCAGTTCGTCCGCGCCGGTCTGTTCGATCACCGACTGCAGGCCCGCGCGCACCGCATCGCGATCGCCGATCACCGTGCAGGCAAGCGAATGGGCGACGGCGGCAAGTTCGTGATCGGCGGCTTCGAGATGGTCGACCGGCGGTTGCAACTGGCCCGGTGTGCCGCGACGCAGGTTGATGAACTGCTGCTGCAGCGACGTGAAAAGACGCAGCGCTTCGTCGGTGGTATCGGCGGCGATGAGATTCACGCCGATCATCGCGTATGGTTTGTCGAGCACCGCCGACGGACGGAATTGCGCGCGGTACACACGCAGCGCGGTCAGCATATGGTCCGGTGCGAAATGAGAAGCGAACGCAAACGGCAGGCC encodes the following:
- the pdxY gene encoding pyridoxal kinase PdxY, which translates into the protein MKNVLSIQSHVVFGHAGNSAAEFPMRRLGVNVWPLNTVQFSNHTQYGHWTGSAIDAAQMGDLVDGIGAIGMLPRCDAVLSGYLGTPEQAQAVIDIVASVKAANPHAWYFCDPVMGTTTGCKVEPGIQEFLVRTMPEIADGIAPNHSELQRLVGRTLETVDEAIVACREVLKRGPKIVLVKHLLDRNSPADRFNMLAVTEREAWMGQRPLYPFARQPVGVGDLTSAVFVARTLLGDPLRAAFEHTLAAVNAVVRTTWEAGRYELELVAAQDEIARPREWFDAWIAETS
- the glgA gene encoding glycogen synthase GlgA; the protein is MTIRALHVASELYPLLKTGGLADVAGALPPALIERGADVRVLLPGFPAVAAGLVDLRTVARLDHPLLGSRAGLQYSVHAPHAAHATLELGTLPANGLSVYMIRDDALYDRPGNPYLDAQHVPYGDNAERFALLGWMAAQLAQHADPAWTPQIIHAHDWHAGLAPAYLRAAERRHGRRLAHTVFTVHNLAYQGVFPAQTFDHLALPADFFDMHGVEFYGQLSFLKAGLYYSDRLTTVSPTYAREIQTLAQGGGLDALLRGRTHDLTGILNGVDYGVWNPATDEALAARYTSSRLAGKRACKTALQERFGLAQKSDALLFGVVSRLTEQKGLDLLLGALPEIISRGGQLVVLGTGDPALEAGLLRVAHAHPDAVAVERGFDEPLAHAIVAGSDVIAVPSRFEPCGLTQLYALAYGSLPLVHRVGGLADTVVDASLENLADDLATGFVFERFEPEALGGAIRRAFALHARHSEWKAAQQRAMRQDFGWGASAQRYLDLYRSLVQDPAGA
- the glgC gene encoding glucose-1-phosphate adenylyltransferase; translated protein: MHTPASLNDLQHTTLAIVLAGGRGTRLGPLTNKRVKPAVHFGGKYRIVDFALSNCLNSGIRRIAVVTQYKAHSLLRHVQRGWGFLRGEFNEFIDLWPAQQRVEGAHWYRGTADAVFQNLDIIRSIRPKYVVVLAGDHIYKMDYTRMVLDHTESGADCTVGCIEVPRMEATAFGVIAVDASRRITGFVEKPADPPAMPGRPDIALASMGIYVFNADYLYTLLEENITSAATDHDFGKDILPRVVTQGHAIAHPFSMSCVTSDPTTEPYWRDVGTIDAYWSANLDLASTIPALDLYDHSWPIWTHQEQLPPAKFVRDLNGQQGSGTSMIVCGGCVITGSQISRSVLSSNVLVKSFCNISEAVLLPQVTVGASCRLRRVVIDRGCSIPDGTVIGEDPVLDGERFYRTDSGVVLVTAEALRRQTERAH
- a CDS encoding alpha/beta fold hydrolase; the encoded protein is MLVSALALAPATQAGAVGDASSASSASGPTQADSDGPVYGPELQGFSYPAPVQQFDFTSQGEALHMAYLDVRPEHPNGRTAVLLHGKNFCAATWEGTIRRLSDAGYRVVAPDQIGFCKSTKPAHYQYSFQQLARNTHALLDSLGIERITLIGHSTGGMLAIRYALMYPAQTQQLVLVDPIGLEDWKAKGVPSLSVDEWYQRELKTTADGIRRYEQNTYYAGQWRADYEPWVQMLAGMYRGPGKQIVAWNSALLYDMIYTQPVVYELGNLKVPTLLMIGDKDTTAIGKDVSPPEVRAKIGHYPELAKLTQQAIPHARLIEFAELGHAPQMQDPQAFHKALLDGLAAVPADH